A single genomic interval of Helicoverpa armigera isolate CAAS_96S chromosome 13, ASM3070526v1, whole genome shotgun sequence harbors:
- the LOC110371633 gene encoding myb-like protein AA, with protein MPLYPRSQSSTNQVTNVYQLRDFKREPNNNQGEVPENRAAEIRHVYSNDINRDLAILRNTLRQETALNTMRDIEDETRFLESRYLNDNISHKQVNSPLSPTLSNSSEHYAQLSLEQQEQQEQQQQQQQQQQQQQPPAQVQQDSARLYMNIVPNDASYPEASKSDTVPTTPLTPKQVEYCNLSVGNKPEINTYANLSLGDLGDNVKNAKQILSFSAPTEHNQKFSESDTFTSMSPVEELEVNYAILDIDSNKDIVKMTRDLTSPESQSYNSSKNESVASCSSQPRGRLVSQCSVEKVGLANNPGTAPSAAIGYTTIDFDKTVALTSVAAGTDCDVDGTRKNRHNSCNIICGSPASNDKNKLNS; from the coding sequence ATGCCTCTATATCCCCGTTCACAATCCAGTACCAATCAAGTCACTAATGTCTACCAGTTAAGAGATTTTAAGAGAGAACCCAATAATAACCAAGGTGAGGTGCCTGAAAATCGTGCAGCAGAAATTCGTCATGTTTACTCCAATGATATAAATAGAGATTTAGCTATCCTACGGAATACCTTACGACAAGAGACAGCTTTGAATACCATGAGAGACATAGAAGATGAGACTAGATTCCTTGAAAGTAGATATTTGAATGATAATATATCACATAAACAAGTAAACAGTCCCTTGTCACCAACATTGAGTAACTCTAGTGAACACTATGCCCAGTTGAGCCTAGAGCAACAGGAACAGCAAGAACAacaacagcagcagcagcagcagcaacaacaacaacaaccaCCAGCACAGGTACAACAGGACTCTGCGCGACTGTATATGAACATTGTACCTAATGATGCCAGCTATCCAGAAGCCAGTAAAAGCGACACAGTTCCGACCACTCCTCTGACGCCGAAACAAGTCGAATATTGCAACTTAAGTGTTGGCAACAAACCAGAAATAAACACATATGCAAATTTATCGCTCGGCGATTTGGGAGACAATGTGAAAAACGCTAaacaaatattaagtttttctgCTCCTACTGAACACAATCAGAAGTTTTCAGAGTCTGATACTTTTACATCAATGTCACCTGTCGAGGAGTTGGAAGTGAACTACGCAATATTAGATATAGATTCTAATAAAGACATTGTCAAAATGACACGAGATTTGACTTCTCCTGAGAGTCAGTCCTACAACAGTTCTAAAAACGAAAGTGTGGCTTCGTGTTCGTCGCAGCCTCGGGGACGCCTCGTGTCGCAGTGCAGTGTGGAGAAAGTGGGCCTCGCCAACAACCCCGGCACGGCACCTTCTGCTGCTATCGGTTACACAACTATCGACTTTGACAAGACCGTCGCACTGACGTCCGTGGCCGCCGGCACAGACTGCGACGTCGACGGCACACGCAAGAACAGACATAATTCTTGTAATATCATTTGCGGGAGTCCTGCCAGTaatgataaaaacaaattaaatagttAA
- the LOC110371634 gene encoding V-set and immunoglobulin domain-containing protein 1 isoform X2, whose product MSARAACSLLLCLVAGSLQLSIKEFVVPKAVEVGQDAELRCQYELGENETEVALYVKWWWTPQSGSSYDRKQIYQRIAGQAAEAIHHDNTSQIEIKNDDTIVLLDVNPVDSGTYECEVSNIEEIRNHEKLIVFSMGTGPEINYTLIEGDNDVEEDMLLIECKAENVAPSPDMAIIFQGGKIDISKNVEDVNQDGLYDISGNATVSAKDIDEGEIRCELFYSTLDHPPYVDVETYIRPGDDAGRVHSTWTLLLFAGAVTYLQATQTFRL is encoded by the exons GCAGTCTGCAATTATCAATAAAAGAGTTTGTGGTGCCAAAGGCAGTAGAAGTCGGGCAGGATGCAGAGCTGCGCTGTCAGTACGAGTTGGGAGAGAACGAGACGGAGGTCGCGCTCTACGTCAAGTGGTGGTGGACTCCCCAGTCCGGCTCCAGCTACGACAGGAAGCAGATCTACCAGCGCATAGCGGGCCAAGCCGCAGAGGCTATCCACCACGACAATACTAGCCAAATTG aaataaaaaatgatgatACTATCGTGTTACTGGATGTAAACCCCGTGGATTCGGGGACGTACGAGTGTGAAGTGTCAAATATTGAAGAGATAAGAAATCACGAGAAGCTCATTGTATTCT CCATGGGTACAGGccctgaaataaattatacgtTAATTGAGGGAGACAATGATGTAGAAGAAGACATGTTATTAATAGAATGCAAAGCTGAAAATGTTGCGCCGTCACCAGATATGGCTATTATCTTTCAGgg GGGAAAAATTGACATATCCAAAAATGTCGAAGACGTTAATCAAGATGGCTTGTACGACATTTCTGGAAATGCCACTGTAAGTGCGAAAGATATAGATGAAGGCGAGATACGCTGCGAACTCTTCTACAGCACTTTAGATCATCCACCCTACGTCGACGTCGAAACGTATATCCGACCAG GTGACGATGCTGGTCGGGTTCACAGTACATGGACGCTACTACTGTTTGCCGGTGCTGTGACATATTTACAAGCCACCCAGACCTTTCGATTGTGA
- the LOC110371634 gene encoding V-set and immunoglobulin domain-containing protein 1 isoform X1, producing MSARAACSLLLCLVAGSLQLSIKEFVVPKAVEVGQDAELRCQYELGENETEVALYVKWWWTPQSGSSYDRKQIYQRIAGQAAEAIHHDNTSQIEIKNDDTIVLLDVNPVDSGTYECEVSNIEEIRNHEKLIVFSMGTGPEINYTLIEGDNDVEEDMLLIECKAENVAPSPDMAIIFQGGKIDISKNVEDVNQDGLYDISGNATVSAKDIDEGEIRCELFYSTLDHPPYVDVETYIRPGRDAPPTAQPAQNATEPEPTHESLQNSSDDAGRVHSTWTLLLFAGAVTYLQATQTFRL from the exons GCAGTCTGCAATTATCAATAAAAGAGTTTGTGGTGCCAAAGGCAGTAGAAGTCGGGCAGGATGCAGAGCTGCGCTGTCAGTACGAGTTGGGAGAGAACGAGACGGAGGTCGCGCTCTACGTCAAGTGGTGGTGGACTCCCCAGTCCGGCTCCAGCTACGACAGGAAGCAGATCTACCAGCGCATAGCGGGCCAAGCCGCAGAGGCTATCCACCACGACAATACTAGCCAAATTG aaataaaaaatgatgatACTATCGTGTTACTGGATGTAAACCCCGTGGATTCGGGGACGTACGAGTGTGAAGTGTCAAATATTGAAGAGATAAGAAATCACGAGAAGCTCATTGTATTCT CCATGGGTACAGGccctgaaataaattatacgtTAATTGAGGGAGACAATGATGTAGAAGAAGACATGTTATTAATAGAATGCAAAGCTGAAAATGTTGCGCCGTCACCAGATATGGCTATTATCTTTCAGgg GGGAAAAATTGACATATCCAAAAATGTCGAAGACGTTAATCAAGATGGCTTGTACGACATTTCTGGAAATGCCACTGTAAGTGCGAAAGATATAGATGAAGGCGAGATACGCTGCGAACTCTTCTACAGCACTTTAGATCATCCACCCTACGTCGACGTCGAAACGTATATCCGACCAG GCCGCGACGCGCCGCCCACTGCGCAGCCGGCGCAGAACGCGACCGAGCCGGAACCTACGCACGAGTCCTTGCAAAACTCCA GTGACGATGCTGGTCGGGTTCACAGTACATGGACGCTACTACTGTTTGCCGGTGCTGTGACATATTTACAAGCCACCCAGACCTTTCGATTGTGA